A genomic region of Pseudopipra pipra isolate bDixPip1 chromosome W, bDixPip1.hap1, whole genome shotgun sequence contains the following coding sequences:
- the LOC135404992 gene encoding zinc finger protein 16-like yields the protein MDTGCPPPSREKTLRCLECGKSFKNSSHLIRHQQIHTGARPYTCGGCGKSFNQSSHLFKHQCVHTGEWPYKCGECGKSFSDSFSLIRHLHIHTGERPYTCGECGKSFRDSCSLIRHLHIHTGERPYTCGECGKSFRDSCSLIRHLHIHTGERPYTCGECGKSFRDSCSLRTHQLIHTREQPYLCQKCGKSFRKSSSLIQHQHIHTGESPYLCEECGKSFRNSSNLITHKRIHTGERPYKCLQCGKRFQTSSSLLRHERTHTDERPFRCTDCGKGFNRNSHLITHRRIHTGERPYKCGECGKTFPHSSTLTKHQRTHQ from the exons atggacacaggatgcccg cctcccagcagagagaagacCCTCagatgcttggaatgtgggaagagcttcaagaacagctcccacctgatccgacaccagcagatccacactggggcacgtccctacacgtgtgggggatgtgggaagagcttcaaccagagctCCCACCTATTCAAACACCAGTGcgtccacactggggaatggccctacaaatgtggggaatgtgggaagagcttcagtgacagcttcagcctgatccgacacctgcacatccacactggggaacggccctacacgtgtggggaatgtgggaagagcttcagggacagctgcagcctgatccgacacctgcacatccacactggggaacggccctacacgtgtggggaatgtgggaagagcttcagggacagctgcagcctgatccgacacctgcacatccacactggggaacggccctacacgtgtggggaatgtgggaagagcttcagggacagctgcagcctccgcacccaccagctcatccacactaGGGAACAGCCCTACCTCTGTcagaaatgtgggaagagctttaggaagagctccagcctgatccaacaccagcacatccacactggggaaagTCCCTACctctgtgaggaatgtgggaagagctttaggaacagctccaacctcatcacccacaagcgcatccacactggtgaacggccctacaagtgcttgcaatgtgggaagaggtttcagaccagctcaagTCTCCTCAgacatgagcggacgcacacggatgagaggcccttccgctgcaccgactgcgggaagggcttcaaccggaactcccacctcatcacccaccggcgcatccacaccggggagaggccctacaagtgtggggagtgtgggaagaccTTCCCCCACAGCTCtaccttgaccaaacaccaacggacccaccagtaa